In the genome of Deinococcus carri, one region contains:
- a CDS encoding ankyrin repeat domain-containing protein: MRSARAPLLLCVAALWSAASAQLGPELRDAADTGNVALIRQLLAQGADVNAASSATGWTPLMLAVYKNRVEAARLLLDNGADARLRNRDGQTALDLANLFSSIDPQLKALLQSAVQGTYARRPTQVVAVTPRSAVATPAPAPVAPTTGPVPAPARPAQEPVVGPAVPAATGVRPAPGRYQATVTNQKGQRIMFTVNAAGELADVRWEGTYRCKSGRSRTEGYTAPGTLPVANGVFNGALNEPKGRMWFGLTGSFTAPGKVSGMLRVAYAGGECDTFRMEFTATRV, encoded by the coding sequence ATGCGTTCTGCTCGTGCTCCCCTGCTTCTGTGTGTCGCCGCCCTGTGGTCCGCCGCCAGCGCACAACTCGGGCCGGAACTGCGGGACGCGGCGGACACCGGGAATGTCGCCCTGATTCGCCAGCTGCTGGCCCAGGGCGCGGACGTGAACGCGGCCAGCAGCGCCACCGGCTGGACCCCGCTGATGCTGGCCGTCTACAAGAACCGCGTGGAGGCCGCGCGGCTCCTGCTGGACAACGGCGCGGACGCCCGGCTCCGCAACCGGGATGGGCAGACCGCGCTGGACCTCGCCAACCTCTTCAGCAGCATTGACCCCCAGCTCAAGGCGCTGCTCCAGAGTGCGGTACAGGGCACCTATGCCCGGCGGCCAACTCAGGTCGTGGCGGTGACGCCCCGCAGTGCGGTCGCCACGCCTGCCCCGGCCCCAGTTGCTCCTACCACCGGGCCAGTGCCCGCTCCGGCCCGCCCCGCGCAGGAACCGGTGGTGGGGCCAGCGGTCCCGGCGGCCACCGGGGTCCGTCCGGCTCCGGGCCGCTACCAGGCCACCGTGACCAACCAGAAGGGCCAGCGCATCATGTTCACGGTGAACGCGGCAGGAGAACTGGCGGACGTGCGCTGGGAAGGCACCTACCGCTGCAAAAGTGGCCGCAGCCGGACGGAAGGCTACACCGCCCCCGGCACCCTGCCTGTCGCAAACGGCGTCTTCAACGGCGCACTGAACGAGCCGAAGGGCCGGATGTGGTTCGGGCTGACCGGGAGCTTCACGGCCCCCGGCAAGGTGTCCGGCATGCTGCGCGTCGCCTACGCGGGCGGCGAGTGCGACACGTTCCGCATGGAATTCACCGCCACGAGAGTCTGA
- a CDS encoding 4'-phosphopantetheinyl transferase superfamily protein: MIVAIGHDLIEIERIRGMLAREGKRAEKLFAPTELAYCARLADPAPSLAARFAAKEAFQKVWPRPHGWRDVWVERERTPDGPFPFAPPVLGFAPEIATEMEERGWVAHLTLTHTKEHASAVVVLEAR, from the coding sequence ATGATTGTCGCCATCGGACACGACCTGATTGAAATCGAGCGCATTCGGGGGATGCTCGCGCGGGAGGGGAAACGGGCGGAGAAGCTGTTCGCACCGACCGAACTCGCCTACTGCGCCCGGCTGGCCGACCCCGCCCCCTCCCTGGCGGCCCGCTTCGCCGCGAAGGAGGCGTTTCAGAAGGTCTGGCCGCGCCCCCACGGCTGGCGCGACGTGTGGGTGGAGCGGGAGCGCACGCCGGACGGCCCCTTTCCCTTCGCGCCGCCGGTGCTGGGCTTCGCGCCCGAGATTGCGACCGAGATGGAAGAACGCGGCTGGGTGGCCCACCTGACCCTGACGCACACCAAGGAACACGCCTCAGCCGTCGTGGTGCTGGAGGCGCGGTGA